In Treponema sp. OMZ 798, the following proteins share a genomic window:
- a CDS encoding Rpn family recombination-promoting nuclease/putative transposase, with the protein MNEEKILNPKTDWVFKLMFSKGEEGNKALISFLNAFLEDSYGKITKADILNTELIRDRPAGETYRLDFLIKTDTGLLVDLEMQQFWKANYPRRNQMYLMRMASRFLKTEPKEDDFLYAISLSVFGCDVPKNAELVRVSESSVIQYLYVELNELIVYTMKKSLEDYSLKDFWIRFLANYEEDKRSGMLEELCKLEEGIRMAEATLFRVTDEERRMAIELSNEKYEMYVECERNEARREGLAEGRAAGLEEGLAEGSYQNKLETAKNLLEMGFALEIISKATGLSKEEVEKL; encoded by the coding sequence ATGAATGAAGAGAAAATTTTAAACCCCAAGACCGATTGGGTATTCAAGCTGATGTTTTCCAAAGGCGAGGAAGGAAACAAGGCTCTCATAAGCTTTCTTAATGCTTTTTTGGAAGATTCCTACGGTAAAATCACAAAGGCCGACATCCTTAACACCGAGCTCATCAGGGATAGGCCGGCCGGAGAAACCTACCGCCTTGATTTTTTGATTAAGACCGATACAGGTCTTCTTGTAGACCTTGAAATGCAGCAGTTTTGGAAAGCCAATTACCCAAGGCGAAATCAAATGTACCTGATGCGCATGGCCTCACGATTTTTAAAGACAGAGCCTAAAGAAGATGATTTTTTGTACGCAATAAGCCTTTCGGTGTTCGGCTGTGACGTTCCTAAAAATGCAGAACTTGTAAGAGTATCTGAGAGCTCTGTAATTCAATATCTTTATGTTGAATTAAACGAGCTAATAGTTTATACTATGAAAAAGAGCTTGGAAGATTATAGCCTAAAAGACTTTTGGATAAGGTTTTTAGCCAACTATGAAGAAGACAAAAGAAGCGGAATGTTGGAAGAATTGTGTAAATTGGAGGAGGGAATAAGGATGGCAGAAGCAACACTCTTTAGGGTAACGGATGAAGAGAGGCGGATGGCAATAGAACTCTCTAACGAAAAATACGAGATGTATGTCGAATGTGAAAGGAATGAAGCTAGAAGAGAGGGATTAGCTGAAGGCCGTGCCGCGGGTTTGGAAGAAGGTTTGGCCGAAGGCTCATACCAAAATAAACTCGAAACGGCAAAAAACTTACTTGAAATGGGATTTGCTCTAGAGATTATTTCAAAAGCCACCGGCCTAAGCAAAGAAGAAGTGGAAAAACTTTAG
- a CDS encoding exo-beta-N-acetylmuramidase NamZ domain-containing protein, translating to MKKAFCLFFFFSLTILALAKEKTDKPDFKLGIERVDEFFNLFKGKNIGLITNQTGIDSLGRSSIEILYEKTNLKALFSPEHGIRGNAREGAGISNTVDKKTGLTVYSLYGKTKRPTKEMLQQVDVLCFDIQDVGARFYTYIYTMAYAMEACARDRKTFVVFDRPNPINGINVEGNILEEEYRSFTGYFPIVQRHGMTCGELALMFNEEFKIGCNLKVIPMQDWKREDYFEDLNLMWIPPSPNIPTPDTALVYSGFCIFEGVNISVGRGTTMPFKYIGAPYIEAEALAEKLNALNLAGVFFKPAYFTPSLSVYKDELCEGIQIIVKDKNKFLPVKTGIAVMYKIKEMYPDKFKINNYPVKHCGLNLLTGTDKLSTMSLSLDEYLKFIEKDEQRFLKKRKRYLMY from the coding sequence ATGAAAAAGGCCTTTTGTTTATTTTTCTTTTTTAGCCTTACAATCCTGGCCCTTGCTAAAGAAAAAACGGACAAGCCGGATTTTAAGCTCGGCATTGAAAGAGTAGACGAGTTTTTTAACCTTTTTAAAGGAAAAAATATAGGCTTGATTACCAACCAAACAGGTATAGATTCTTTGGGAAGATCGAGCATCGAAATTCTATATGAAAAAACAAACCTTAAAGCCCTCTTTTCTCCCGAACACGGAATAAGGGGAAACGCAAGGGAGGGAGCGGGAATTTCCAACACAGTAGACAAAAAAACGGGGCTCACAGTTTACAGCCTTTACGGAAAAACAAAGCGGCCTACAAAGGAAATGCTGCAGCAAGTGGATGTTTTATGCTTCGATATTCAGGATGTAGGCGCAAGGTTTTACACATATATTTACACAATGGCCTATGCCATGGAGGCCTGCGCCCGTGACAGAAAGACCTTTGTAGTTTTTGACAGGCCCAATCCCATAAACGGAATAAATGTCGAAGGAAATATCTTGGAAGAGGAATATAGATCCTTTACAGGCTATTTTCCCATTGTGCAGCGTCACGGAATGACTTGCGGGGAATTAGCCTTGATGTTCAATGAGGAATTTAAGATAGGCTGTAATTTAAAAGTAATCCCGATGCAGGACTGGAAGAGGGAAGATTATTTTGAGGACCTCAATTTGATGTGGATTCCGCCCTCGCCCAATATTCCCACACCCGATACGGCCTTGGTCTATTCCGGCTTTTGTATTTTTGAAGGAGTAAATATTTCGGTAGGCCGCGGAACCACAATGCCCTTTAAATACATAGGAGCCCCCTACATAGAGGCTGAAGCCTTGGCAGAAAAACTAAATGCTCTCAACCTTGCCGGAGTATTTTTTAAACCCGCTTATTTTACACCCTCTCTTTCGGTTTATAAGGATGAGCTATGCGAGGGGATTCAGATAATCGTAAAGGATAAAAACAAATTTTTACCCGTAAAGACCGGAATTGCAGTGATGTACAAGATAAAGGAAATGTATCCGGATAAGTTTAAGATAAACAACTACCCCGTAAAACACTGCGGCCTAAATCTATTAACCGGAACGGATAAGCTAAGCACAATGAGCCTTTCCTTAGATGAGTACCTTAAATTTATCGAAAAGGACGAACAAAGGTTTTTAAAGAAGAGGAAAAGGTATTTGATGTACTAA
- the pbp4b gene encoding penicillin binding protein PBP4B, whose product MKKFLCIFFVALILSCRSARIRTIRTNRAEAEIFYKSEKTEDGFLGFQTDVSFPPEDEKFDPSILPNSFIPFKAYKGQGTVYFYTENIKSFFLYLNGKKIDTKKICKNKYTQIYIGDDVINGTNNLLITNIEAEKSFDKDYTLSVKIPYPSIIEKKEKLNNVNYRAFQIIDDLMKAEIENGFPSAQIVVVKDGKMIKNSAYGYISTVDEFGAPLINKKPITDKTLFDLASNTKMYTVNFALQKLLSEEKISIYDKVSSFFPEFKDKKRALFKGKSEITIEDLLKHQAGFPAGAQYYVNKKITKKKKADKRQNKEIVLELICSTPLIYPPRTEVLYSDIDYMLLGFIIEKVTGLPLDKYAEENLYKPLNLSSVCYEPLKKGFTKEDITATEIHSPKRTKDLKFKDLKYLPVHGTVHDPEAYNSMNQVSGHAGLFANAKSIAVLAQVMLNGGGYENVKLFDSSVLNLFTSQGNFFSQAGLGWRRQGLNNSYAWAFSQLASPNTIGHTGWTGTLTVIDPKEDLIIIIFTSAKNTPALFGKNFRGKYEGDFYLAKNYGALTTLIYSAFKNYDDAMLDQMLIELAIGRKEIIDTIPEIYGNEGSYKDLKALMEGIKKQSRQSAALRGFLKSKKAKEIFEDLTSRHSKKNLAKRHSEGTVK is encoded by the coding sequence ATGAAGAAGTTTTTGTGCATTTTTTTTGTTGCTTTAATACTGTCATGCCGCTCGGCTCGAATAAGAACGATAAGGACCAATCGGGCAGAAGCGGAAATATTTTATAAATCGGAAAAAACCGAAGACGGCTTTTTAGGCTTTCAGACGGATGTAAGCTTTCCTCCGGAAGATGAAAAATTTGATCCTTCAATTTTGCCGAACAGTTTTATTCCCTTTAAGGCTTATAAGGGTCAAGGAACCGTTTATTTTTATACTGAAAATATAAAAAGCTTTTTCTTATATTTAAACGGAAAAAAAATAGATACAAAAAAAATATGCAAAAATAAATATACTCAAATCTACATTGGAGATGATGTAATAAACGGCACCAATAATTTACTTATTACAAATATTGAAGCCGAAAAAAGCTTTGATAAGGATTATACCCTGTCGGTAAAAATCCCCTACCCTTCCATTATCGAAAAAAAAGAAAAATTAAATAACGTAAACTATAGGGCCTTTCAAATAATAGACGACCTTATGAAGGCAGAAATAGAAAATGGCTTTCCTTCTGCACAAATTGTAGTGGTAAAGGACGGAAAAATGATAAAAAACTCGGCCTACGGTTATATAAGCACTGTAGACGAGTTCGGTGCTCCTCTGATAAATAAAAAGCCTATTACGGATAAAACCCTTTTCGATTTGGCGAGCAATACCAAGATGTACACGGTAAATTTTGCCTTACAAAAGCTTCTATCCGAAGAAAAAATTTCAATTTACGATAAGGTAAGCAGTTTTTTCCCGGAGTTTAAGGATAAAAAGAGAGCTCTTTTTAAGGGAAAAAGCGAGATCACCATTGAAGACTTATTAAAGCATCAGGCGGGTTTTCCTGCCGGGGCTCAATACTATGTAAACAAAAAGATAACTAAAAAAAAGAAGGCCGATAAAAGACAAAACAAGGAAATTGTTTTAGAGCTTATTTGCAGCACTCCGCTAATATATCCACCCCGTACGGAGGTCTTATACTCGGATATAGACTATATGCTCTTAGGCTTTATTATAGAAAAGGTAACAGGGCTTCCCTTGGATAAATATGCGGAAGAAAATCTTTATAAACCCTTAAATTTATCTTCGGTTTGCTATGAGCCATTAAAAAAAGGCTTTACAAAGGAAGATATTACCGCAACCGAAATACATTCCCCAAAAAGAACAAAGGATTTAAAATTTAAGGATCTAAAATACTTGCCCGTTCACGGAACAGTGCACGATCCGGAAGCCTATAATTCCATGAATCAGGTAAGCGGTCATGCAGGGCTTTTTGCAAATGCAAAAAGTATAGCGGTTCTTGCTCAGGTTATGCTGAACGGCGGAGGATACGAAAACGTCAAACTATTTGATTCAAGCGTTTTGAATTTATTTACCAGTCAGGGAAACTTTTTTTCGCAGGCAGGTTTAGGATGGAGGAGGCAGGGGCTTAATAACAGCTATGCTTGGGCCTTTTCACAGCTTGCAAGCCCAAACACAATAGGGCACACGGGCTGGACGGGAACCTTGACCGTAATCGATCCTAAGGAAGATTTAATAATTATAATCTTTACAAGTGCAAAAAACACCCCTGCCCTTTTCGGAAAAAACTTTCGCGGAAAGTATGAGGGCGATTTTTATCTTGCAAAAAACTATGGAGCCCTTACCACCCTTATTTATTCCGCATTTAAAAACTATGATGACGCGATGCTGGATCAAATGCTTATCGAACTTGCAATCGGCAGAAAAGAAATTATAGATACGATTCCCGAAATCTACGGCAACGAAGGTTCCTACAAAGACCTAAAAGCCCTTATGGAAGGCATAAAAAAACAGTCAAGGCAATCGGCTGCATTGAGAGGCTTTTTAAAAAGCAAAAAAGCAAAAGAGATATTCGAAGATTTGACCTCAAGGCACTCAAAGAAAAATTTGGCAAAACGCCATTCCGAAGGTACGGTAAAATGA